One Aegilops tauschii subsp. strangulata cultivar AL8/78 chromosome 2, Aet v6.0, whole genome shotgun sequence genomic window, GAATAACATTTTTTTTAAGTATTAGGACTAGGACCTTGTCAAGCCTGTAATGCTGGCTGGTACGAAGGAAGGGTAGTAACATCCTTGGCTCATAATCCGCATAAAGCTCCAGCTACAACACAGAAAGTTTGGAGTTACTAATTTGTGTCAAAACACGACATGCAAATACCTGCATATCATGGTAGATATAGGGATAGGGGAAACGGGAAGAATGAGCAGGTAGATATAGGGATAGTATGTCCAATGAGAATCCACATACCTGCATATCATGGTAATCTTTTCCAGCATGTATGTCTACCTCAAACAAAGCATGCAAATACTGATGCAACAGATATTTTTTGTCGCAACTTTTACTCGCATGCAACAGTTGCTCCACGACTTCATACGGGGGAATGATATCACGATGTTGGATCAATAGATGGACTGCTCTTTTACAATCCAATAGCATAAGATTGACAACCTGCAGAACGTAAAGAACAATAAATAAGTGGAGCATGTGAAAGACTTTGTCTTTCtacgtcatgtcttggttgaatGTAACTATATATAAGGAACTCAAAATAGACCACAGACTAGGATTTATGGCCATTAAATTCCACAAAATTCAGTCAACGAATACAATATCAAATGCTTGTCATAATTTTATCATCCAATTGGGAATCCTTACACCGTACCTTATCATGAATGGCATCATGCAAACTGTGCTTCTCAATAAACTCAAATACTTCAGGCTTCAGCAGCTGAAGAAAATAAGGTTTTAGCAATAAAAACATGCCCTAGAAACAAAACTACAGGAACCGCTCCTTTTATAACTCAAATGTAGAATGGAGCTCTTAACTGTTACAATCTAGGGTGTACTTACTTCAGCGAAGAGAGAAAGGGCCTTTTCATATTGACTGTTGATCACGTACAACTCAGCTAAAGCCTACAAAGCAGACAAGATCAAGATACCAACCTCTAGCTCAAATAAATAAATTACAGTCTTTCAACATCCAGTAAACAATGTTCCGACCCACCTCTTTTAATGAGTTAGTCATCGATGAGGAATTGAGCTGTGGCTCAATAGCAGATATGACTGGTGAAGCAGAGTATAATGTAGGTGGCCAACTTTTTATTGTAGTCAAGAGAAGTTCGTGAAAAGACGCATTGGTAGTTAAAGCTACAAGAGCAACCTACATAGACCACATTAGAATATCATTACAAATAGATAGGTTTGGAAAGAACAAGCAAAAAACTGTTAGAAGCAGAGAGGAGCAGGGGCCGAACACAGGATAGTGTTTTTCTGGAGCTGTTACTCGTATTGTTGCCTTGAGGCATATAAACAGTACAGGGCAAGTAGCAGTTGCTAGTACATGCAAAAGGCAAATTGACTACTACTAGCTGTCCAGCTGCATACACTATCTTACTGACTAAGGGCtcctttgattcataggataggaaAAATGGAGGATTAATATGCCCTGCCCATCTGAATCCAATGAAATTGCAAGACAAAGGAATTGGGGCAAGTGTGTGTTTGATGGAAGCGTAGGAATTTTCCAAGAGCTTGGAACTCATACAAAATTTCCTACCAAATAGAAAAAGGAAAGTTCCATAGGAATGATTCCTAAGAATTGCATTCATATGAATCAAACAACATCTATAGAAAAAATTCCAATGCCATAGAATCACAATCCTATGAAAATCCTGTAagaatcctatgaatcaaagtaGCCCTAAGGAAGCTCTAACTGACTTGTACTACTACTCTCTAGCTAAGTAAAATATAACACAAGGATTATAGCTAACAAAAACTAGTACAGGTACCTCATAAGCAGTATCACTCAGCTGTGGATTCTCTATGGGTATGTAAGGGATCAACACAGGAAGCTGGCGGAGATGAGCAAAGTGAAAGACCCACCTGTGGCAGGTAAGTTACTGTTATTAGATGTAAAACATGTATGATTAACACAGATAGTGCCCATGGGAAACAACTCCTTCTCTGGGTGAGAAATGTGTCTACATAATTATCTCACCTCTCCCATGCTGAAGGAGATCCTCGCAGTAACTTTGGACAGAGTTGTGCTGCTTCAGCATATTTTCTTTCAATGATCAAGTGATCAAGGTATCGTGTGCCCACCTACAAAATTGAATGAACAAAATTTAATAATAATTCAACTATTCCTTGTGTGGTTAGATCTCCTTTTCATAATTAGAGCCACCCTTCCTAAAAACTGCTCCACATACGATAGACCAATTACGTGGTTAAACATAACACACTTATAACTTTCTGAAAAATGAATTGAAAAGAAGAATGCATATAGATGGGATTTAAGAAGAGAACATGTATTTCAGCGTCTCATTTATCAATGTTATGGTCACCTTAGCCCATGAAACTCAAAGGTCTAAAGGTTTTCTAAAATAATGTCTAAAGATGGATTATTTTGAATAGAAACACGTATTGCTCAGTGACAGAGGTCTCATTATTTTCAGATGGGATGGCTAATCATCATCAGACAAATAATGCTGATGCACTGTACTCCATTTAGTAATCAAAGTTGACATTGCTACTTTACCTCATCAAGAAGCTCAGTCCTCCCTTGTCCTGCTTCAACTGCAGCCAATGCCTTTTCATGCCAACCATGTTGAAGAAGCCACGCAATATGGTCTTCAGTATCTCTAATTAGAAGGCACGTGCAATCAGAGAAAAATTGCCAATGAAGATCACCACAATTTCAGAAAGAACAACGCTTTATAAATAACCATTGCCTTGTTTAATTAACAATTGTAGAACAAGGGGCAAATATGCACTCTAGTTCTGCAACATTTTAACGAACCTCGGCTTTGCTACCACAATATCCTTAGGAGAGACGATGTAATACAGCGGTTCATCGCCAGCAGCCCACTGTCCACCCGCATTGCTACTTCCTGGATCACAAAACAAGAGTTCCCTCATTATAGAAATTCCAGTGAAGAGTGAAGAAATGTCCATTCACTGTTGAGCAGTCCACCAAACCTGAGAAAGGTGCATGAGCGAGAGTGTAATCCTTTGCCTTATAGTGCTCATAACCATGAATGGGCAGAGCATCAGTAGTAAGCACATCATTTTTCCATGATACAAGATGTATTTCTGGACGCTGCGCTGTTCCCTACAAAATGTTCAGACATGATGGAAATATATCAATGTGGTAAAGGGTAATACGAGGACAAGCAGTGGTGTTTACCTGGCGTGAAGAAACAGAAGTACTAATTTTTTTATCTCCATCATCCTCTTCGGGGATATAAGCAAGCATAACCAAAAGATCGCCAAATGGAGCGATTCCAGATATGTGGTAGCCAGTTTGGAAAGAGCCCACAATATCAACATACTTCTCAGAACTTGCTGCGGAAATGCTCCTTTGCATTCCATTGAGTCCTTGGGATGAATCTGTTCGAATTGCAGCAACCTTGACACTTGTTCCCCACCCAATAACTAAAACTGTGTCGTCCTACAAATAGAAAGATCAATCAGTATGCAAGCATGTATGTATAGTTTCCATGTGATCTGTCATGCAAGTCGTATGCCGTCCGGCAAGGTGCATATATCCTTGTTCCTCATAGAACAAAGCATGTATTATGCTCCTAAACATAACAAACAGTGTGTTCCACCCATTCAGAAACTAATGTGCACCATATGatattcctcttgttttggacttttGGTCAAAATCCTTTGTCTTGCACTGTGTGACCCAGATTAcagaggaaggaaactatgacccCTTATCGCACACATCAGCGAAAAATTTAAATGTTTGTTTTTCCTTTTGCAACctaagtagtactccctccgccccataatagaagagcgtttttgacactagtgtagtgtcaaaaacgctcttatattatgggacggagggagtagtatttctGTGCTAACCGGATTGAGATGTTGAAACTGAGCTGATTAAAATAAACTATATATCTTGAATCAAAACATTATCTACCTGCCAGACCAAGTGAGGAAGTAAAACTTCTGGCCGAGGAATTCCTTTTGGTTTCTCTATGAATGCAATTCCTCTGTCCGTTTTCATGTCATGCACTTTCACCCCTGCATCATTAGCCCAGGCAAGAAGATCTGTCCTCCACTTCATAGAATGGATCGGTCCTTCACCCTCACGCAGAACCTAAGATAAGGATACGAGATAACAGCCATTAGAGCTCACCGATCCATCAGATCATAGTTTGATCCCAAGAATGCAACGCGCACCTTTTTGTTATAACCTGATACCCAACTCTTCTTTGTCAGCACAAGTACTTGACCTGCTAAGCCACCTGTAGCAAATCTATTGTTGCTCCGGGAATACTGAGGATCTAAAGCAATTGCTTTCATGGGGCGATGGTACTCAAACTTGAGTTTCTCATCAGTGAAGAGGTTGCTTATTACTACTGTGCCGTCATCTGAGCAGCTTCCTATATATTCACGATCTTCAAAACTGATGTCATTAATGGTTGCTGTGTGAGCCTTGATCTCCTTTGACTACAAGACATATTGAAACAAATGGATGATGATAGATTAGTACCAACATAAAGGATATGGCATTTGTAGAGAAAGCATATATGTGGATGACGAAGGCATCAGAACACAGGCTTCACTTCACATATCACATACCCTTTTTTTGCCTATATGATTTCCATGAACCCTTTCTTTTGACAGAAACGGTGAAGCTATATTCAGGCTTACGGCAAACATGATCACTACAACCAATGTTATCTAGCATAGATTCGAACAGTAATGATGTTTTTTTTCACATAACAAGCCAAAGTGAAGCTAGCAGCTACTGTATTTGTTGTCTGAAAAGTTGCAGAAGCTTTTGATGCAGACAGTTTTCACTCTTTTATTTAGCTTGTTTAACCATGTCGACTCTGCCTCATAGGATAGAATTTCAGCATAGTCATCACAGGTAATCCCTCAAAATTCCGCCGCCCAAACGCTATCTGCATCCATAAATCTCCGCAGCAGAAGCTTACAATCGCCCCCCAAAACTCCGCTCTCTGAAACGTCTCTTGCGCAATTGGCTAGTTGTAGGCCAATGCTACGAGCGCATATAGATACTAAGAGCAGGCTCTCAGGGACGATCCAACGGCGAGCCACGCCACGAACGCCCCCAATTCCGCAACAGCAAGCAATGAGGAGGTGCCGTGGCGTACCTGGTTGCCCTGGAAGTCGAGGATGTGGAGGGTGCCGTCGTGGGTGCCGAGCAGGACGGCGCGGTCGGtgacggcgatggcggcggcggcgtcggtggAGAGGATCGCCGGCACGCTCCCGCCCAGCCGCTGGTACTTGAGCCGCGGCTCCTCCTCCGGCTcgtccccctccccctcctccccctcctcgtcctcctcgtcctcctcctcccgccCGTACTCCCCGTCCCCGTTCACCAGCGCCGGGTGGCTGGCGCGCCGCGCGGCGGACGACATCCTCCTCGCCGCGCGGGGGGATCACGGCGGCGGCGAGATCCCTCGTTCGGGGAGGTGGAATTCGCGGAAAGGTGAGGGTTGAAACCGTAAAAAATGTGATGGGTCGTGTTTGGATTGGCGTCCGTCTATCGGCTTGTCGTTACGGCCTTGACTTCGATGATCCGAACCGAAGCGGTCCGGTAGACAAAAAGGGAGAACGATCGGGTCGGGCTCGAGCCGGTGTCGGGTTCGGGCCGCGTCCAGTGGTCAGTTTGATTAGGAGTACTCCCTCTGTGCGAACGTTTTCCAAACTATGTTACTTTAAAAAACgtttttatattatgggacggagggagtaatagatTGGAAGCGTGGCCATTGGCTATGGCGATCCGGGCTGAAATTAATGTGCTGATATGGACACGGACAGGCAGGATTGTAGCTGTGTCCTGCTTACGTTCACACCGTGGATGTTAGTTGGATGGATCCTACTACTTGTGTGTAAGAGTGCCGTCATAGCTACTGAGCCCTAAGGTCTGTACAATGCAaggtgcttagagaaataaaTCAGGTTCTTCTTAAGCATCAGTGCTTATTTGTCAGGAAAATTTGATTTATTTTTTTAAGCACCTCACTAAGCACCtagcattgtacaaggcctaacGGGTTCAGATAGTGCTAAAGTTTTCTGACAAGGTCAACACAACGATTTTGGCCTAGTTTTGCAGGCAGTGTaggaggaagaaggaagagagaGTGAGGTGATGAGATAACGGAACAAGAGCGGGAGGTGGAGTGGGAGAGAGATGAGAGGCGGCAGAGCAAGAGCGAGAGTGACGACGTTGGCAGGAGAGATGAGAGAAAGCCATAAGAGACTAAGAGTAACTTGTGCAAATAGCGATCTAAAAGTTATTAGAGACAATGGCAAATCCACCACTAGCATGTGCACAATAATCGTCTCGTGTCTGCGGGGGTGCGGTTTGCTTCCCCTGCCTGGTGCCACACGGGCACGGCGTGATCAATCTTCACCGCCCGATGATCCTCAACCTTTGGGTCCTCCATCAATGCCTAGAGAGCGGTCCTCAATCTCTGGGTCCTCCATCAGTGCCTAGAGAGCGGTCCTCAATCTCTGGGTCCTCCATCAGCGCCTAGAGAACGGTTGTCCCTATCCTATTTGTCGAGGTGGACCAAAGTGAAGGAAGTTGTGAGACATTGATAAAAGATGAGGATGTTCTAGAAATAAAGCCTCGAGATGAACTCATATTTGAATTAAAGAATCCATCAATCGACTAGGGATTCATCCAACGGGGCAATATCCAGCATCACTGACAAAACACAAAGAAAC contains:
- the LOC109746565 gene encoding vacuolar protein sorting-associated protein 41 homolog; the protein is MSSAARRASHPALVNGDGEYGREEEDEEDEEGEEGEGDEPEEEPRLKYQRLGGSVPAILSTDAAAAIAVTDRAVLLGTHDGTLHILDFQGNQSKEIKAHTATINDISFEDREYIGSCSDDGTVVISNLFTDEKLKFEYHRPMKAIALDPQYSRSNNRFATGGLAGQVLVLTKKSWVSGYNKKVLREGEGPIHSMKWRTDLLAWANDAGVKVHDMKTDRGIAFIEKPKGIPRPEVLLPHLVWQDDTVLVIGWGTSVKVAAIRTDSSQGLNGMQRSISAASSEKYVDIVGSFQTGYHISGIAPFGDLLVMLAYIPEEDDGDKKISTSVSSRQGTAQRPEIHLVSWKNDVLTTDALPIHGYEHYKAKDYTLAHAPFSGSSNAGGQWAAGDEPLYYIVSPKDIVVAKPRDTEDHIAWLLQHGWHEKALAAVEAGQGRTELLDEVGTRYLDHLIIERKYAEAAQLCPKLLRGSPSAWERWVFHFAHLRQLPVLIPYIPIENPQLSDTAYEVALVALTTNASFHELLLTTIKSWPPTLYSASPVISAIEPQLNSSSMTNSLKEALAELYVINSQYEKALSLFAELLKPEVFEFIEKHSLHDAIHDKVVNLMLLDCKRAVHLLIQHRDIIPPYEVVEQLLHASKSCDKKYLLHQYLHALFEVDIHAGKDYHDMQLELYADYEPRMLLPFLRTSQHYRLDKAYEIFAQKEFVKEQVFVLGRMGNAKEALSTIINKLEDIQEAVEFVTEQHDDELWDELIRQCLQKPEMVGMLLEHTVGNLDPLYIVSLVPDGLEIPKLRDRLVKIVTDYRTETSLRHGCNDILKADCVNLLVKYYHEARRGVCMASMDEEAQGARVNEGSSRTGDRSSTLRNLEMKSRTRCGARCCLCFDPLSIQDMSFIVFYCCHAYHQSCLEGGLDSMKSNSNARDSDDGSEDDDGSPSGESRMRCVLCTTAAA